From the Micromonospora sediminicola genome, one window contains:
- a CDS encoding ABC transporter permease, with protein MTITTGKKREKIDRLAELAARDDEQGVSLWKEAFRRLRRNPAAVIGVVILALFVLVAVVGPFLVPYSPTDSIGIREGLVKSGQGIIPGASADHWLGFDHQGRDEFSRLIVGARQTLLVGVVSTLIGLAVGAFIGGVAGAAAGLGGRWGRWIDTTLMRFIDMLLAMPSLLLAVSIAALLGASLTTVMIAVGVVSVPIFARLLRGSMIAQANSDYVLAATSLGVKRSKIALTHVVPNSIAPVIVQATLTLATAIIEAAALSFLGLGNPDSAIPEWGVMLADAQPYLGIRPGLAVYPALGIIITALGFTLLGEAMREALDPKLRK; from the coding sequence ATGACCATCACCACAGGCAAGAAGCGCGAGAAGATCGACCGGCTCGCCGAACTGGCCGCCCGCGACGACGAGCAGGGGGTGAGCCTCTGGAAGGAGGCGTTCCGCCGGCTCCGGCGCAACCCGGCCGCCGTCATCGGCGTGGTGATCCTGGCGCTCTTCGTGCTGGTCGCCGTCGTCGGTCCGTTCCTCGTCCCGTACAGCCCGACGGACTCCATCGGCATCCGCGAGGGGCTGGTCAAGTCCGGCCAGGGCATCATCCCGGGTGCCTCCGCCGACCACTGGCTCGGCTTCGACCACCAGGGTCGGGACGAGTTCAGCCGGCTGATCGTCGGCGCCCGGCAGACGCTGCTGGTCGGCGTGGTCTCCACCCTGATCGGCCTCGCGGTCGGCGCGTTCATCGGTGGCGTCGCCGGCGCCGCGGCCGGCCTCGGCGGGCGTTGGGGACGCTGGATCGACACCACCCTGATGCGCTTCATCGACATGCTGCTGGCCATGCCGAGCCTGCTCCTCGCGGTGAGCATCGCGGCGCTGCTCGGCGCCAGCCTGACCACCGTGATGATCGCGGTCGGCGTGGTGTCGGTGCCGATCTTCGCCCGGCTGCTGCGCGGCTCGATGATCGCCCAGGCCAACAGCGACTACGTGCTGGCCGCGACGTCGCTGGGGGTGAAGCGGTCGAAGATCGCCCTCACCCACGTGGTGCCGAACTCGATCGCCCCGGTCATCGTGCAGGCCACCCTGACGTTGGCCACCGCGATCATCGAGGCGGCCGCGCTGTCCTTCCTCGGCCTCGGCAACCCCGACTCGGCCATTCCGGAGTGGGGCGTCATGCTCGCCGACGCGCAGCCCTACCTGGGCATCCGCCCCGGGCTGGCGGTCTATCCGGCGCTCGGCATCATCATCACCGCGCTCGGATTCACCCTGCTCGGTGAGGCGATGCGCGAGGCCCTCGACCCGAAGCTGCGGAAGTAG
- a CDS encoding ABC transporter ATP-binding protein, whose product MALLEVDDLSVTFARRGQRTVHAVDGVSFSVDAGEVVGLVGESGCGKSVTSLAIMGLLPKQPGLRVGGKAVFDGTDLIQLDDRSRRDIRGRDVAMIFQDPLSSLNPVIPIGLQVTEVLTRHRGMKGEAATREAADLLDRVGIPDPRRRLKEYPHQLSGGMRQRALIAMAVACQPRLLIADEPTTALDVTIQAQILELLKDLVRDSGTALVMITHDLGVVAGMCDTVNVLYAGRVVETATRRPLFRQPRHPYTEGLLASVPRLDAGRGERLNPIPGSVRDLLPWPDGCAFAPRCPRRVDDCVGEPPELVIAHDGRGYRCVNPVPVPGLTPGADVAATVPTEAAPGAVPAQAEPADPPAVPGFGPAAREEETPHE is encoded by the coding sequence ATGGCACTGCTCGAAGTGGACGACCTCTCCGTCACGTTCGCCCGGCGCGGGCAGCGCACCGTGCACGCGGTGGACGGGGTGTCCTTCTCGGTCGACGCCGGTGAGGTGGTCGGCCTGGTCGGTGAGTCCGGCTGCGGCAAGAGCGTCACGTCGCTGGCCATCATGGGCCTGCTGCCCAAGCAGCCGGGCCTGCGGGTCGGCGGCAAGGCGGTCTTCGACGGCACCGACCTGATCCAGCTCGACGACCGGTCCCGCCGCGACATCCGCGGCCGGGACGTCGCGATGATCTTCCAGGACCCGCTCTCCTCGCTGAACCCGGTCATCCCGATCGGGCTCCAGGTGACCGAGGTGCTCACCCGGCACCGGGGGATGAAGGGCGAGGCCGCCACCAGGGAGGCCGCCGACCTGCTCGACCGGGTCGGCATCCCGGACCCGCGCCGCCGGCTCAAGGAGTATCCGCACCAGCTCTCCGGCGGCATGCGGCAGCGCGCGTTGATCGCCATGGCGGTCGCCTGCCAGCCCCGGCTGCTGATCGCCGACGAGCCGACCACCGCGCTGGACGTCACCATCCAGGCGCAGATCCTGGAACTGCTCAAGGACCTGGTCCGCGACTCGGGCACCGCGCTCGTGATGATCACACACGACCTCGGCGTGGTGGCCGGCATGTGCGACACCGTCAACGTGCTCTACGCCGGCCGGGTGGTGGAGACGGCCACCCGCCGTCCGCTGTTCCGCCAGCCCCGGCACCCGTACACCGAGGGTCTGCTCGCTTCCGTGCCCCGCCTGGACGCCGGCCGGGGCGAACGGCTGAACCCCATCCCCGGCTCGGTACGCGACCTGCTGCCCTGGCCGGACGGCTGCGCGTTCGCCCCGCGCTGCCCGCGCCGGGTCGACGACTGCGTGGGCGAGCCGCCGGAGCTGGTGATCGCCCACGACGGGCGTGGCTACCGGTGCGTCAACCCGGTGCCGGTGCCCGGCCTGACCCCCGGTGCGGACGTCGCGGCCACCGTGCCGACCGAGGCCGCGCCCGGCGCGGTGCCGGCCCAGGCCGAACCCGCCGACCCGCCGGCCGTGCCGGGCTTCGGACCGGCCGCGCGCGAGGAGGAGACACCCCATGAGTGA
- a CDS encoding ABC transporter ATP-binding protein — MSDNEILVEVRDLKVHFPIRRGLLFDRTVGHVKAVDGVDLSIPRGKTYGLVGESGCGKSTLGRALLQLTPPTGGEVTFDGVELTTLPAGKLRSMRRRMQMIFQDPMSSLDPRQNVESILTEGLQTHGIGADRDERRRIIGETLDAVGLPKWALSRYPHEFSGGQRQRIGIARALVLGPELIVADEPVSALDVSIQAQVVNLLDELQENLGLTYLVIAHDLAVVRHISDMVGVMYLGALVEEAPSERLYTEPLHPYTRALMSAVPVPDPDVEDRRERILLAGDLPSPANPPSGCRFHTRCPWAQPTRCADERPELRPIGGSRVACHWAEQIAAGELRPHEVTATITRPEDEGEEPGVVSAPSEPGSYV; from the coding sequence ATGAGTGACAACGAGATCCTCGTCGAGGTCCGCGACCTGAAGGTGCACTTCCCGATCCGCCGGGGGCTGCTGTTCGACCGGACCGTCGGGCACGTCAAGGCGGTCGACGGCGTCGACCTGAGCATTCCGCGCGGGAAGACGTACGGCCTGGTCGGCGAGTCGGGCTGCGGCAAGTCCACGCTCGGTCGGGCGCTGCTCCAGCTCACCCCGCCGACCGGCGGCGAGGTGACGTTCGACGGCGTCGAGCTGACCACGCTGCCCGCCGGCAAGCTGCGGTCGATGCGGCGCCGGATGCAGATGATCTTCCAGGACCCGATGTCCAGCCTGGACCCCCGGCAGAACGTCGAGTCGATCCTCACCGAGGGCCTGCAGACGCACGGCATCGGCGCCGACCGCGACGAGCGGCGCCGGATCATCGGCGAGACGCTGGACGCGGTGGGCCTGCCGAAGTGGGCGCTCTCCCGCTACCCGCACGAGTTCTCCGGCGGCCAGCGGCAGCGCATCGGCATCGCCCGGGCGCTGGTCCTCGGGCCGGAGCTGATCGTCGCCGACGAACCGGTCTCCGCGCTGGACGTGTCGATCCAGGCCCAGGTGGTCAACCTGCTGGACGAACTCCAGGAGAACCTCGGCCTGACCTACCTGGTGATCGCGCACGACCTGGCCGTGGTGCGGCACATCTCCGACATGGTCGGGGTGATGTACCTGGGCGCGCTGGTCGAGGAGGCACCGAGCGAGCGGCTCTACACCGAGCCGCTGCACCCGTACACCCGGGCGCTGATGTCGGCCGTGCCGGTCCCGGATCCGGACGTCGAGGACCGGCGGGAGCGGATCCTGCTCGCCGGGGACCTGCCGTCGCCGGCCAACCCGCCGTCGGGCTGCCGGTTCCACACCCGCTGCCCCTGGGCGCAGCCGACCCGGTGCGCCGACGAACGACCCGAACTGCGGCCGATCGGCGGGAGCCGGGTGGCCTGCCACTGGGCCGAGCAGATCGCCGCCGGCGAGCTGCGCCCGCACGAGGTGACCGCGACGATCACCCGGCCCGAGGACGAGGGCGAGGAGCCGGGCGTGGTCTCCGCGCCCAGCGAGCCCGGCTCGTACGTCTGA